One genomic segment of Vulgatibacter sp. includes these proteins:
- a CDS encoding response regulator gives MGIDELQRRLLATFAEELAEQGAALERELLAIERDPGAPVAEPVRAMLRIAHALKGAARAVALAPVEQLCHKAEALLGAVRDGEAPLDGRRLELLLELADRLQGTAAALRAGEPVDEAALGALAAALEQPGAAAPAAAAPSRAEAPPPLPPAEEPGGAPRGGSLRVSTQEIDDLVAWSGELLVSRGRIERRAAQLSPLRAVAQRSHVAQRRLAALRPAAADRGRWREMLDELALPVEELAHGLERLERAMTEDARELSRVARAVETRVREVRMVPFAQATEGLERATRDLARSEGKEVRLELRGGTVRLDRAVAEGLRDPLLQLLRNAIDHGIEPPDEREAAGKERHGTLRVAAELRGDQVAVRVEDDGRGVDLDAIRRAAERAGLEAPASPSEAAQLLFRPGFSTRSTADAISGRGVGLDVVRGGIEALRGSVSLGWRPGGGSRFLLTVPLTLGTSRVLLVRAGGERLAVPGGAVERVARIARDSIHTLEGREVVEIGGCPVALASLAGTLGLPEREREVPEASFPVVVIGTRERRAAYAVEHLDGETEVLVKTLGRRLRRVAFVSGAALLPEGALALIVQPSDLVDATLGGRPGRRLAEIFAPPPAERRRRVLLADDSLTTRSLERSILESAGYEVLAAVDGAEAWQLLQEQGADLIVADVEMPRMDGFTLTETVRSSRRFRDLPVVLVTSLDTEADRARGLQAGANAYIVKSAFDQKGLLDTVAQLL, from the coding sequence ATGGGAATCGATGAGCTGCAGCGACGGCTCCTCGCCACCTTCGCCGAGGAGCTGGCCGAGCAGGGCGCGGCGCTGGAGCGCGAGCTGCTCGCGATCGAGCGGGATCCGGGCGCGCCGGTGGCGGAGCCGGTCCGCGCGATGCTGCGGATCGCCCACGCGCTGAAGGGCGCCGCGCGGGCGGTGGCCCTCGCGCCGGTGGAGCAGCTCTGCCACAAGGCCGAAGCGCTCCTCGGGGCGGTGCGCGACGGGGAGGCGCCGCTCGACGGGCGGCGGCTGGAGCTGCTCCTGGAGCTGGCGGATCGGCTGCAGGGCACCGCTGCGGCGCTGCGGGCCGGCGAGCCGGTGGACGAAGCGGCGCTGGGAGCGCTGGCCGCCGCGCTCGAACAACCCGGGGCAGCGGCGCCGGCGGCGGCTGCGCCCAGCCGCGCGGAGGCGCCGCCGCCGCTTCCCCCGGCGGAGGAGCCCGGAGGCGCCCCCCGCGGCGGATCCCTGCGCGTCTCCACCCAGGAGATCGACGACCTCGTCGCCTGGAGCGGCGAGCTGCTCGTCAGCAGGGGACGGATCGAGCGGCGGGCAGCGCAGCTCTCGCCGCTGCGCGCCGTGGCGCAGCGCAGCCACGTGGCGCAGCGGCGCCTCGCCGCCCTGCGCCCGGCGGCTGCCGATCGGGGACGCTGGCGCGAGATGCTGGACGAGCTGGCGCTGCCGGTGGAGGAGCTCGCCCACGGCCTCGAACGCCTCGAGCGCGCCATGACCGAAGACGCCCGCGAGCTCTCCCGGGTGGCCCGCGCCGTCGAGACCCGCGTGCGCGAGGTGCGGATGGTGCCCTTCGCCCAGGCGACCGAGGGGCTCGAGCGCGCCACCAGGGACCTGGCGCGAAGCGAGGGGAAGGAGGTGCGCCTCGAGCTCCGGGGCGGCACGGTGCGCCTCGATCGCGCCGTGGCCGAGGGGCTGCGGGACCCGCTGCTCCAGCTGCTCCGCAACGCGATCGATCATGGCATCGAGCCCCCGGACGAACGCGAAGCCGCCGGCAAGGAGCGCCACGGCACGTTGCGCGTCGCTGCGGAGCTCCGGGGCGATCAGGTGGCGGTGCGCGTCGAGGACGACGGCAGGGGCGTCGACCTCGACGCGATCCGCCGGGCAGCGGAGCGGGCGGGCCTGGAAGCGCCCGCCAGTCCCAGCGAGGCGGCGCAGCTCCTCTTCCGCCCCGGCTTCTCCACCAGGTCCACCGCCGACGCGATCTCGGGCAGGGGCGTCGGCCTCGACGTGGTCCGCGGCGGCATCGAGGCGCTGCGTGGCTCCGTCTCCCTCGGCTGGCGTCCCGGCGGTGGGAGCCGCTTCCTCCTCACCGTGCCGCTCACCCTGGGGACGAGCCGGGTGCTCCTGGTCCGCGCCGGCGGCGAGCGGCTCGCCGTCCCGGGCGGCGCGGTGGAGCGCGTGGCCCGGATCGCCCGGGACTCGATCCACACGCTGGAGGGGCGCGAGGTCGTGGAGATCGGCGGCTGCCCGGTGGCCCTCGCCTCCCTCGCCGGGACGCTGGGGCTGCCGGAACGGGAGCGCGAGGTGCCCGAGGCGTCGTTTCCGGTGGTGGTGATCGGAACCAGGGAGCGCCGCGCCGCCTACGCGGTGGAGCACCTCGACGGCGAGACCGAGGTCCTCGTCAAAACCCTCGGGCGGCGGCTGCGCCGGGTGGCCTTCGTCTCCGGCGCGGCGCTCCTGCCGGAGGGGGCCCTCGCCCTGATCGTGCAGCCCTCGGACCTCGTCGACGCGACCCTGGGCGGCAGGCCGGGGCGTCGCCTCGCCGAGATCTTCGCCCCGCCCCCTGCGGAACGGCGGCGCCGGGTGCTCCTCGCCGACGACTCCCTCACCACCCGCAGCCTCGAGCGCAGCATCCTCGAATCAGCGGGCTACGAGGTCCTCGCCGCAGTCGACGGCGCCGAGGCCTGGCAGCTTCTGCAGGAACAGGGCGCCGATCTCATCGTCGCCGACGTGGAGATGCCCCGGATGGACGGCTTTACCCTCACCGAGACGGTGCGGAGCTCCCGCCGCTTCCGGGATCTGCCGGTGGTGCTGGTGACCAGCCTCGACACCGAGGCGGATCGGGCCCGGGGGCTCCAGGCAGGCGCCAACGCCTACATCGTGAAGAGCGCTTTCGATCAGAAGGGGCTGCTCGACACCGTGGCACAGCTCCTGTAG
- a CDS encoding methyl-accepting chemotaxis protein, producing the protein MRTPIRLSRGLGLQLGAAYAGLLLLALLLVLANLHLAREIRNDSNWLQLSARGPALVYEMLYLAEAYPRLETERRRDAAARLRALLEAMDLRFRALQEGSQAEAITHAIDPAVTPAVESRQRAWSEEVRPGLQALLDAPDRQAAENARAQVVVLLERFVDRVGEGVEAAERAMNANFDRLRGLQIVFGLASIAVFTAVSYLLRGLLRRVRRLADTANRIAGGELGLRADVTGGDEIAQLGAAFDTMTDKLQHNIAVEQRGRAQLEGLLAEIEETSVRVASASGQIFASATQQAAGAQEQAAAVYETLTAVDEVQKTSEQAAERARNVADSAQQSEEAGRTGRRAVEDVVGVMDTAKGRADSVAESILAFAEQTQAIGEIVSTITELAEQTNILALNAAIEASRAGEHGKGFAVVAAEVKGLADESKKATVQVRRILGEIQRMANRAVLSTEEASKSMNAAMEAARRAGETIATLADVIADVAQSAAAISNSTEQQTLGLSQIHQAIKDINQVASANLNAVKQTEQAAQDLNNLGNRLREMLGAGREAAHGNR; encoded by the coding sequence ATGCGCACCCCCATCCGCCTGTCGAGAGGCCTCGGCCTCCAGCTCGGCGCCGCCTACGCAGGCCTGCTCCTGCTCGCGCTGCTGCTGGTGCTGGCGAACCTCCATCTCGCCCGCGAGATCCGGAACGACTCCAATTGGCTCCAGCTCAGCGCACGGGGCCCCGCGCTCGTCTACGAGATGCTCTACCTCGCGGAAGCGTACCCCCGCCTCGAGACGGAGCGGCGGCGGGACGCCGCTGCCCGGCTGCGGGCGCTGCTCGAAGCGATGGACCTGCGCTTCCGGGCGCTGCAGGAGGGATCGCAGGCCGAGGCGATCACGCACGCGATCGATCCGGCGGTGACCCCCGCCGTCGAGAGCCGGCAGCGTGCCTGGAGCGAGGAGGTCCGGCCCGGGCTCCAGGCCCTGCTCGACGCCCCGGACCGGCAGGCCGCCGAGAACGCGCGGGCACAGGTCGTCGTGCTCCTCGAACGCTTCGTCGATCGGGTGGGCGAGGGAGTCGAGGCGGCCGAGCGGGCGATGAACGCGAACTTCGACCGGCTGCGCGGCCTGCAGATCGTCTTCGGCCTCGCGTCGATCGCCGTCTTCACCGCGGTCTCCTATCTCCTCCGCGGCCTGCTCCGGCGGGTGCGCCGCCTCGCCGACACCGCCAACCGCATCGCCGGCGGCGAGCTCGGCCTCCGGGCGGACGTCACGGGCGGCGACGAGATCGCGCAGCTCGGCGCCGCCTTCGACACGATGACCGACAAGCTACAGCACAACATCGCCGTGGAGCAGCGCGGCCGCGCGCAGCTCGAGGGCTTGCTCGCGGAGATCGAGGAGACCTCGGTGCGGGTCGCCTCCGCCTCCGGCCAGATCTTCGCCAGCGCCACGCAGCAGGCGGCAGGCGCGCAGGAACAGGCAGCGGCGGTCTACGAGACCCTCACCGCGGTGGACGAGGTCCAGAAGACGTCCGAACAAGCGGCGGAGCGGGCGCGCAACGTGGCCGATTCCGCGCAGCAGAGCGAGGAGGCCGGGCGCACCGGCCGCCGTGCGGTGGAGGACGTGGTCGGCGTGATGGACACCGCGAAGGGACGCGCCGATTCGGTGGCGGAGAGCATCCTCGCCTTCGCCGAGCAGACCCAGGCGATCGGCGAGATCGTCTCCACCATCACCGAGCTCGCGGAGCAGACCAACATCCTCGCGCTCAACGCGGCGATCGAGGCCTCCCGCGCCGGCGAGCACGGCAAGGGCTTCGCGGTGGTGGCTGCGGAGGTGAAGGGCCTCGCCGACGAATCGAAGAAGGCCACGGTGCAGGTGCGGCGGATCCTCGGCGAGATCCAGCGGATGGCCAACCGCGCGGTGCTCTCCACCGAGGAGGCGTCGAAGAGCATGAACGCCGCGATGGAGGCGGCGCGCCGCGCCGGCGAGACCATCGCCACCCTGGCCGACGTGATCGCGGACGTGGCCCAGTCCGCCGCCGCGATCTCCAACTCCACCGAGCAGCAGACCCTCGGCCTCTCGCAGATCCACCAGGCGATCAAGGACATCAACCAGGTGGCGTCCGCCAACCTCAACGCGGTGAAGCAGACCGAGCAGGCGGCCCAGGATCTCAACAACCTCGGCAACCGGCTTCGCGAGATGCTGGGTGCTGGCCGCGAGGCGGCCCATGGGAATCGATGA
- a CDS encoding chemotaxis protein CheW: MAEVDWAALRQRLHALGEALEGRRDPAASEALLRARARRLAAVSAEREEAATARELLVVRLGGERYALAAGDVIEVVRRRDLAPVPGVPPQVAGVFGYRGEVLAAFDLRRVLGLDTRNAADRLVVIGGDHAEMALLAEEVEEVIAVDEAAIEATSLSREELVRGLAPGGLLVLDTQGLLHDPRLFVG, from the coding sequence ATGGCGGAGGTGGATTGGGCAGCATTGCGGCAGCGGCTCCACGCCCTCGGCGAGGCGCTGGAGGGGCGCCGCGATCCCGCTGCCAGCGAGGCGCTCCTGCGGGCACGGGCGCGCCGCCTCGCCGCCGTTTCCGCGGAACGCGAGGAGGCCGCCACCGCGCGGGAGCTCCTCGTCGTCCGCCTCGGCGGCGAGCGCTACGCCCTCGCCGCCGGCGACGTGATCGAGGTGGTGCGCCGCCGCGATCTCGCCCCGGTCCCCGGCGTGCCGCCGCAGGTCGCAGGCGTCTTCGGCTACCGAGGCGAGGTCCTCGCCGCCTTCGACCTGCGCCGGGTCCTCGGGCTCGACACCCGCAACGCAGCGGACCGGCTCGTGGTGATCGGCGGCGATCACGCCGAAATGGCGCTCCTCGCCGAGGAGGTGGAGGAGGTGATCGCGGTGGACGAGGCCGCGATCGAAGCCACCTCGCTCTCGCGGGAGGAGCTGGTCCGCGGCCTCGCGCCCGGCGGGCTCCTGGTCCTCGACACCCAGGGCCTCCTCCACGATCCCCGGCTCTTCGTGGGCTGA
- a CDS encoding CheR family methyltransferase codes for MERPFDQVARVLRVRAGLAIEPTRYERVESAARKAMVQAGIADPSIYAAQLAAGRLPLDPLLDEVTVGETYFFRDLPHFEMVRRLVIPTFRDGELQAWSAGCSSGEEAYSLAILFEREGIGHRSAVLGTDIAPGALARAREALYRRWSLRGPGAAWVRPWLHEEGERLRLAATIRARVRFRMLNLASDPYPRGQHLIFCRNVLIYFGPEGVAQVARRLYEALAPGGWLVTGPSDPPLGARAPFAVELRPEGIFYRRPAIGKERKPPAAKRVLPQLPATARAVASPPPRPLQRQAPAPRPPPQRRQAPVPPPLEKPAPGEAARQALVGGRYDEAALLAADAGDPASLALHIRALANGGNLPGALRVAEEATARHPFATELVHLRAVLLADLGRDAQALEAVRSLLYLDPSLVMGHFLRGTLLRRRGDTAGARRAFERARDLCAATPPDAQVPLSDGEKAGRLRVVAEQQLAALE; via the coding sequence ATGGAGCGGCCCTTCGACCAGGTGGCACGGGTGCTCCGCGTGCGGGCAGGGCTCGCGATCGAGCCCACCCGCTACGAGCGGGTCGAGAGCGCGGCCCGCAAGGCGATGGTGCAGGCGGGGATCGCCGACCCCTCGATCTACGCCGCGCAGCTCGCGGCGGGCAGGCTCCCGCTCGATCCGCTCCTCGACGAGGTCACCGTCGGCGAGACCTACTTCTTCCGCGACCTGCCGCACTTCGAGATGGTGCGCCGCCTGGTGATCCCCACCTTCCGGGACGGTGAGCTGCAGGCCTGGAGCGCCGGCTGCTCCTCCGGCGAAGAGGCCTATTCGCTGGCGATCCTCTTCGAACGGGAGGGGATCGGCCACCGCAGCGCCGTGCTGGGCACCGACATCGCCCCCGGCGCCCTCGCCAGGGCCCGCGAGGCGCTCTACCGGCGCTGGTCCCTGCGCGGCCCCGGCGCGGCCTGGGTTCGACCGTGGCTGCACGAGGAGGGCGAGAGGCTCCGCCTCGCCGCGACGATCCGCGCCCGGGTCCGGTTCCGGATGCTCAACCTCGCCAGCGATCCCTACCCCCGGGGCCAGCACCTGATCTTCTGCCGCAACGTCCTCATCTACTTCGGCCCGGAGGGCGTGGCGCAGGTGGCGCGGCGCCTCTACGAGGCGCTCGCCCCGGGCGGCTGGCTCGTCACCGGCCCCTCGGATCCACCGCTGGGCGCCCGCGCGCCCTTCGCGGTGGAGCTGCGACCCGAGGGGATCTTCTACCGGCGCCCGGCGATCGGCAAGGAGAGGAAGCCGCCGGCGGCCAAGCGGGTGCTGCCGCAGCTGCCGGCAACAGCGCGCGCGGTGGCGTCGCCCCCGCCCCGTCCGCTGCAGCGGCAGGCCCCGGCACCACGACCACCGCCGCAGCGCCGGCAGGCCCCCGTGCCGCCGCCGCTCGAGAAGCCGGCGCCGGGCGAGGCTGCGCGCCAGGCCCTCGTTGGCGGGCGCTACGACGAGGCGGCGCTCCTCGCTGCCGACGCAGGCGATCCCGCCAGCCTCGCCCTCCACATCCGGGCGCTGGCCAACGGGGGCAACCTCCCCGGGGCGCTGCGGGTTGCCGAGGAGGCGACCGCCCGCCATCCCTTCGCCACCGAGCTGGTCCACCTCCGGGCGGTGTTGCTGGCGGATCTCGGTCGCGACGCGCAGGCGCTCGAGGCGGTGCGCTCCCTGCTCTACCTCGACCCCTCGCTGGTGATGGGCCACTTCCTCCGCGGCACGCTGCTGCGGCGCCGCGGCGACACCGCCGGCGCACGGCGGGCCTTCGAACGAGCGCGGGATCTCTGTGCTGCCACGCCGCCCGATGCGCAGGTTCCGCTCTCCGACGGCGAGAAGGCGGGCCGGCTCCGGGTGGTGGCCGAGCAGCAGCTCGCCGCCCTCGAGTAG
- a CDS encoding chemotaxis protein CheW, which yields MEVLAFEVGGRRGAIPAGDVREIVRMVQVAPLPGAPVGVDGAITVRGAAVPVVDLGNALGLAPRPVDPDEHLILVDVAGRLAALRVDRALELRTIDESRLEEQGPAAPGVAWVPAQAEPLVLLADLAAFLGGRVP from the coding sequence ATGGAGGTGCTGGCCTTCGAGGTGGGCGGAAGGCGGGGCGCGATCCCCGCGGGCGACGTGCGCGAGATCGTGCGGATGGTGCAGGTGGCGCCGCTCCCCGGCGCCCCGGTCGGCGTCGACGGCGCCATCACCGTGCGCGGCGCCGCCGTCCCGGTCGTGGACCTCGGCAACGCCCTCGGCCTCGCCCCCCGCCCCGTCGATCCCGACGAGCATCTGATCCTCGTCGACGTCGCCGGGCGTCTCGCGGCGCTGCGGGTCGACAGGGCCCTGGAGCTCCGCACCATCGACGAGAGCCGGCTCGAGGAGCAGGGCCCCGCGGCGCCGGGCGTCGCCTGGGTTCCGGCGCAGGCGGAACCGCTGGTCCTCCTCGCCGACCTGGCCGCCTTCCTCGGAGGTCGGGTGCCGTAG
- a CDS encoding PilZ domain-containing protein: protein MYSEPVGRRHPRVPAGFLVKLHDAGRVLVHKARDLSMTGVLLEGCNHRVGEKLVVEIPLPDEQRMIAVTGEVRRGDARTDTTAVYFLDLDWDDLFALARYVAPRLP, encoded by the coding sequence ATGTACTCCGAGCCAGTAGGCCGCCGCCACCCCCGCGTTCCCGCGGGTTTCCTGGTCAAACTCCACGACGCGGGCCGGGTCCTCGTCCACAAGGCCCGCGACCTCTCGATGACCGGCGTGCTCCTCGAAGGCTGCAACCACCGCGTCGGCGAGAAGCTGGTGGTGGAGATCCCGCTGCCCGACGAGCAGCGGATGATCGCCGTCACCGGCGAGGTCCGCCGCGGCGACGCGCGGACCGACACCACGGCCGTCTACTTCCTCGACCTCGACTGGGACGATCTCTTCGCCCTCGCCCGCTACGTCGCGCCGCGCCTTCCCTGA